The sequence TTGATGCTGTCTGGAAGGCTGAGCTCTCGCCGACTCTCCATCAGCATCATGCTGATGACGTGGAGCGTCTCCTCCACGCTGGGCTTGCCGTTGTTGCTCTTGTTGTTGGCTTGCTGAAAGTCTGCCTCGCTCGGGGTGAAAGGTGCTTTCAGGACGTCTTCGTCCGCATGACACAGCTTGAGCTCTGCAACAGCACGCAAACGACGCTTTGCCAAAAACTTGTTTCTGTGATTTATACTGTAACTCCAAATTCTTTGGATTAATAACAAAAAgcgtttttgttgtgttttccatAAAAATCAAGTGTACCCCAAGTGACCTTTTAGCTGCTTGCGGCTCTTCAGTAGCTCCTTAATCAGTCTGGCAACCTCGGGATGTGCGCTCTTGTCATAATGAGAAGGCTGAGAAAAACAGAAACGTCGTGATGCAGAGGTGGGAGGCGGCCCAAGCGGAGGCTTGGCGGCAAAGTGTGACTCAACCGTTTCGACTTTGGCGTTCACCTTGAGCCTCTCCTGCTCAAAATGCTCCTCCAGCTGCCTGATCCTCTTCCTCAAGGTCTGAACGTGTCTTTTCAACACGGACACAGACAGGGAGCAATCGTCTGGTTCCGAGCGGATGCTGCAGCGCGCCCTGCGGAcggagaaacaaaaaagttggtTCACAATGAGGACATGGAAcattccccaaaaaataaagactaaCACGGTGAGCTTCTCTTACATGCGGATGTGCTGCGAGCACGGCGGCGACGGGGCGGCGTCGGGGTCCAGGTTGTAGCGAAGGCTCAGGTTGGGGCAGCGAGGAGACGGGACCGGGCACTCGCCGGTGCTGAAAGCCGACAGCAGGGGGGGGCTGCCCGGGGAGCTAGCCGGGGGGTCGGCAGGTACCTCAGGAGAGCCGCCGAGTGTATAGAAAGAATCTCGGGATGCGGGAGCAACTGCCGGACAGAGACGAAAACCCGAAGTGTCACTTGGACAGTTAGTCGGCTTGCATTAGGGCCCAATGAGCATCGGGCGAACCTCCTCAATTGAGCACATTCTGCTCAATGGCCCCGCAAGTACACAGTCACGCATGTACATGATATTTGTGCGCACGTGGATGCACTCACCGTGCTGCGATGAGTCTGCAACGGTGTCCTGAGCTGGCGTTGAGGGAGGCGAATGGAAGAGCGGCTTGTGGTCCAAACGCGGGCTCGGCTGCCTGCTCAAAAGAGGCTGCTGGTTGGCCGGCAGGTTCTTCAGATCTCGGGGGTCTTCCTGCTCCAAGTCGGGGGGGCTAAAATCAGCCTCCAGGGCTTGCAGCTTGAGGGAGGGGCTCTGGAAGCAGAAGCAGAACATGGCTAGGGGGTAGAAAGCTTCTAAAGTCCTCCAGAGGGATGAGCTGGAAGGAGTCACGCTGTGTTTTCTCGTAAAGAACGCTGTCCTCCGCCTCGCCGTTCCTCACGTCTTGTTCGTGATGGCGCTCAACCCAAAAAAGTCCCAAGGATCACTGTCCAAATGTGTCGGTGGCGTCCAAGTGCGGGATCCAGGACAGGAGTCCATTATGAAGCGATAGACACCTAAAAAGATGGCCACATGGCGTTCCTTCCTGGCCGGCATTCCCCGCTCAATTGCCTCCACATGGATTATTCATCAGGCACGGCAAGAAGGGGCGCGGCGGGAATACCGCTTGTGTCGTTTCGTGCGgcgtgggtgtgtgtgcgtgcgtgcgtgctcgGGAAGAGGAGAGCAGAGTGGACGAGGCGGAGGATGTGAGGAGGTTACCACGGCAACGTTGTCAGAGCCAGCTAGGGCGGCTACGCGGTGATGGCGCTGCAGGAGTCACATCGCTGCCGTGCACGGACATGGAGGCTGCAATGAAACGCAGATTTGGTTTGAggcactttttttgggggggttgggTTAAGTAGctctgatgacatcatcatcatcatcatcatggctTCAAGCGCTGCTTTCTCACGCTCCCGCACtgttcattcataaaaaacaCAGCATCGTGCGTCACAAGGGCAGGTATGGGAGGAGGGAGCGGGGGAGGACGGAGGGAGAGGGCATCGACAGATGAGGCAGCCACAAAGAAGTGCGTAAAGCCAAAAAATACTTACACGAGCAGCGAAGGTGCCCCGTTGTCACAGATTAGGAGTTGGAAAATGGCAGCAAGGGTGGAGGGACCCGTTGTACGTCATAGCCTGTGTAattatcagtgtgtgtgtgtgtgtgtgtgcgtgtgtgtgtgtgtcgggggaAGCAGcagcacctcctcctcctccttttgccTGAAGGAGGACAAACAGCGATGATGTGTCATCGTGCTGCAGTCCATTGAAAGGGGCACGTACATGCGATGAAACGTTACAGTGTGACATAACAGAAGCCACTTGACAATCAAAACGGACCTTGCGACAGGTTCGTGTGCTTCCAAAGCCAATATATTAGGAACAGTCTGATGAGGTTCAATGTAAGCGCGGCGTCAACAATGACTAAATCGTATTATATGACTATGACAAAATGTCACCAGCTGattattaaaatttaaaatgtaatggcTGGTTAGATCATGGTGGCGTCTATGTTTGTAATCAATACTGTATCAAATGTGCTCTTTTCTCCGAGGCCATCTGGCAAGTTCATTAAGGTTCTGGTTTAGTCATGTGTGACATCAGTAAGGCACATGTGAGACAACCTGTCCTGCAGCTCTGTTCTTTGGGAGCAGTGTGCCACCCAGCCTACGAGGTCAGCAAAAATAGAAAGTTAGCCGTCACGTGAttcccccgcccctcccccttctGTGTTATTTGGATTGGAATCATATCAAAAGCATATCTGCGGGCAGAGCGCTGCTCCAGAAAGCCACTTGTCACACTGGCCGTACTATGAGCCGAGCAAAGACGAGTCCAGCTGGTGCAAAGGAGGACAATCGCATCACGTCGGCGAGGACGCAAACAACAATGTCAGCCGGGCTTTTTGGAGTGGAACAGACAACTTGGGAGCAAACTTTAGCAGAGTGACATGACTTGTTTTGTCACGCAAATCAGACACCAACTACTTCAACTGACATCATTCCAAATTGCTCAGAACAAGTACACAGCCCACTTCAGTTCACGACATTTGAAGGAAGATGTAAAATTTCACCTTATCCATGTCTCAGTCTCAAATAGATTAGCATTCCCGTCAAAAATCTAATTTACAATTGAAGGTGCTTTCAAGATCACCATCAGTGGTTATATGAGCAAGTATGAGAacataaataaagacaaaaaatggtTTGTCCACGGTTGACTGCAGCGTAGGATTATAAAATCCATCATGACTCTGAAGGTGTAAATTAATTCCTACATCAGAACCTTaaaactgtgaggcagacgagCTAACCACTTGCTCATCATGctgaaaagataaaaaaaagtgggacTGTTTGTCCATGATTGTTTTTAACCTGTTCGACAATTTAAAGGTGAAGAAAATCAACATGACCCGGCGTGCATTGGAAGCAAACGTTCGTTTC is a genomic window of Syngnathus acus chromosome 15, fSynAcu1.2, whole genome shotgun sequence containing:
- the fam13c gene encoding protein FAM13C isoform X2, which encodes MFCFCFQSPSLKLQALEADFSPPDLEQEDPRDLKNLPANQQPLLSRQPSPRLDHKPLFHSPPSTPAQDTVADSSQHVAPASRDSFYTLGGSPEVPADPPASSPGSPPLLSAFSTGECPVPSPRCPNLSLRYNLDPDAAPSPPCSQHIRMARCSIRSEPDDCSLSVSVLKRHVQTLRKRIRQLEEHFEQERLKPSHYDKSAHPEVARLIKELLKSRKQLKELKLCHADEDVLKAPFTPSEADFQQANNKSNNGKPSVEETLHVISMMLMESRRELSLPDSIKEMNPSQMSLEKSSLQKCLLYFESLHGCPSNASERSLVKPFYERYRILKQMLLSSATPTLITTIEEEDGSDDDHPKEQNLRQQHMSPGEPPPPTLEMSDTPLVSPLDEVKCLQPQIVTMATLHEASRSELLDHLRITRLEKRRLHRALREFEDLFYTLSGRVCQKEDRGPMAEEYCQYKNLKAKLRLLEALLSKNQDTPKSN
- the fam13c gene encoding protein FAM13C isoform X1; its protein translation is MFCFCFQSPSLKLQALEADFSPPDLEQEDPRDLKNLPANQQPLLSRQPSPRLDHKPLFHSPPSTPAQDTVADSSQHVAPASRDSFYTLGGSPEVPADPPASSPGSPPLLSAFSTGECPVPSPRCPNLSLRYNLDPDAAPSPPCSQHIRMARCSIRSEPDDCSLSVSVLKRHVQTLRKRIRQLEEHFEQERLKVNAKVETPSHYDKSAHPEVARLIKELLKSRKQLKELKLCHADEDVLKAPFTPSEADFQQANNKSNNGKPSVEETLHVISMMLMESRRELSLPDSIKEMNPSQMSLEKSSLQKCLLYFESLHGCPSNASERSLVKPFYERYRILKQMLLSSATPTLITTIEEEDGSDDDHPKEQNLRQQHMSPGEPPPPTLEMSDTPLVSPLDEVKCLQPQIVTMATLHEASRSELLDHLRITRLEKRRLHRALREFEDLFYTLSGRVCQKEDRGPMAEEYCQYKNLKAKLRLLEALLSKNQDTPKSN